The window TTTACAATTTGGATATCGGGTTAATTCAAACTTTAAAGTTTATGTGGCCGGTGGTTTCGATTGGACTTTAATTCGATTAAGAGATAACGTTACTATTCAAAAAAATCAGCCAACACTTGTTGCTTTGCCAGAAAATATAGCATTCTCTAAAAACCGATTCTCTAGCAGTTATGTTCACATCCCATTAAATTTTGAATTTCGTACCAATGAAAGTAAAAAAGGAAAACGTTTCTACTTTGTTGTAGGTCCTGAAATTAGTTTTCTACTAAATGGGAAAGTAAAACAGATTAGCGATGAACGTGGAAAGGAAAAACAATACGATAGCTACCATTTTCAATCCGTTCGTTACGGAGGAACTGTTAGATTTGGTTACGGTGGAATGGGCTTATTTACCAAATACTATTTCAACGATATGTTTACCACACCTGCACAGGCTGGCTTAAAAAACATGAGCTTCGGCGTATCCTTTGGATTAAATTAAAATAACACACAATAAATTACAATCCTGTTTCGGTTAGGCGAAGCAGGATTTTTTTTATACCAGCAGTACGACGTCCCATTAGAAAAAAAATAATTATATTTCGTTTTCTAATCTCCGTAAATGAAATCCATCCTTTCTAATTTAACAGTCCAAGTTATCATTGCAATCGCAATAGGCATATTAGTCGGTGCATATTTTCCAGGCTTTGCGCCATCAGCTAAATTAATAAGTCAGGGATTTATTAATATGATTAGCATGCTAATTGCTCCAATTATATTTTTTACTATCGTTTTAGGTATTGCCCACATGGGCGATATGAAAAAAGTAGGT is drawn from Pedobacter mucosus and contains these coding sequences:
- a CDS encoding outer membrane beta-barrel protein; the encoded protein is MKHLIFKTLLVSGLAGVMATGAFAQQDSTVKDTVIKKKSKYMVRIGGGNLISKMDSTKNAKKGRFVGGITFTRVDLGFSRLIDNGDFNLSPNNEFLDYKGGKTSTFSFDVLQFGYRVNSNFKVYVAGGFDWTLIRLRDNVTIQKNQPTLVALPENIAFSKNRFSSSYVHIPLNFEFRTNESKKGKRFYFVVGPEISFLLNGKVKQISDERGKEKQYDSYHFQSVRYGGTVRFGYGGMGLFTKYYFNDMFTTPAQAGLKNMSFGVSFGLN